Proteins from one Panicum virgatum strain AP13 chromosome 7K, P.virgatum_v5, whole genome shotgun sequence genomic window:
- the LOC120639623 gene encoding uncharacterized protein LOC120639623, with translation MNLQAEHLNLKEATVTCIPRLRGGGGRRSRRGVAATQQVSMLDRVRDVVLRLAMLSAASTATTTAKGAPGTLRRTATAAATATPSRAAARVSPAASVAYTDSYRSEAVDDCIEFLKRSAAGGGGAPATAVVEASTAASPLHATAACAL, from the coding sequence ATGAACCTACAGGCCGAGCACCTCAACCTGAAGGAGGCGACGGTCACCTGCATCCCgaggctgcgcggcggcggcggccggcgatccCGCCGGGGAGTCGCTGCCACGCAGCAGGTGTCCATGCTGGACCGCGTCCGGGACGTCGTGCTGCGGCTTGCGATGTTGTCGGCCGCGTCAACGGCGACAACGACGGCCAAGGGCGCCCCGGGAACCCTGCGGCGgacggcgacagcggcggcgacggcgacgccttcCAGAGCGGCCGCGCGCGTGAGCCCAGCGGCGTCCGTGGCGTACACGGACTCGTACCGGAGCGAGGCGGTGGACGACTGCATCGAGTTCCTGAAGcggtcggcggccggcggcggcggcgccccggccaCCGCCGTGGTGGAAGCGAGCACGGCGGCGTCACCTTTGCATGCGACTGCAGCATGTGCCCTGTGA